The Candidatus Krumholzibacteriia bacterium genome window below encodes:
- a CDS encoding amidotransferase, which translates to FELPAGAVQLARSAACEQQAFAWGDSVLGLQFHLEMDAEGVAALGAHCGADAGSGPYVQSLEEMLSAPQRFAAAHAFLDDLLDHWKKEERHEDPA; encoded by the coding sequence CCTTTGAACTGCCCGCGGGCGCGGTGCAGCTGGCGCGCAGCGCCGCGTGCGAACAGCAGGCCTTCGCGTGGGGCGATTCGGTGCTGGGGCTCCAGTTCCACCTGGAGATGGACGCGGAGGGTGTCGCGGCGCTGGGTGCGCACTGCGGCGCGGATGCGGGAAGCGGGCCTTACGTGCAATCCCTGGAGGAAATGCTCTCGGCGCCGCAGCGTTTTGCAGCCGCGCACGCGTTTCTGGATGACCTGCTCGACCACTGGAAGAAGGAGGAGCGCCATGAAGACCCGGCATAG